In uncultured Desulfuromonas sp., the genomic stretch AAAGCGCAAGTGTTTTTTTGCCACACATGACGGACGCTGCACATGCACCTGTCGGACAACAAACACCGGCTCAGGATTCCCCATACCAAACGGCGCCAACGACTGCAGTTCGTCATAGAGTTCCTCATCAATCTCTTCAAGAATCAGCTCGGCATCGTATTCGCGCACGGAACAAAGCATGTCAGAGTCAAGATGGCGCTGAGCATAGCCTTCAAATTGCTCGGCAAAGCGTGTCACCTGGGTCGCATCAATGGATAGGCCGGCAGCGAATTCATGGCCGCCAAATGCCAACAAAGACTCCGTACACGCCTCAAAAGCTTGATAAAGATGAAATCCTTTGATTGAACGGGCCGATCCCTTGCCCTGCCCCGACTCCAAAGCAATCAACACGGTGGGACGATGGTAACGTTCGACCAAACGACTGGCGACAATGCCGATCACACCAGCATGCCAGCGTTCATCCGCCAACACAATGGTTAGAGCATCGTCAGCCAAGTCGCGCTCAATCCGCTCAATCGCCTGGTCCAGAACCTGTTGTTCAATCTGACGACGCTGCTGATTAAACTGATTCAGTTGCTCGGCAATCGGCACAGCAGTTTGACACGCCTCATCAAGGAGCAAATCCACCCCCAACGTGGCATCTTCAAGGCGCCCTGCTGCATTAAGCCGCGGCGCCAACTGGTACCCGACCACTCCGGCAGTCACAGCACGCACCTCGGCCACTTTGATCAGGGCAGCCAAACCGACACGCGGCTGCTGGGCCATCAGACGTAGACCACTGGCCACCAATGCGCGGTTGACACCTTGTAATGGCACCAGATCGGCAACCGTTCCCAACGCCACCAGATCAAGAACATAACGCAAATCAGGTTCAGGATCGGGCAGATTACCTTTTTCCCTCAGGCGCGCCCGTAAAGCGATCATCACCATAAACGCCACCCCAACACCGGACAAACGCTTATCCGGATAGGGACAGTCAGGCAGCTCAGGATTGATACAGCTCAGGGCAACAGGCAGCGTTTTCGGCGGCTGGTGATGATCGGTGATGATCAAATCCATGCCAAGATCGGCAGCCAGCTGTGCTTCAGCATGGGCACTAATGCCGCAATCAACGGTGAGCACCAGGCGAATCCCCTGCTCCAACGTCCGACGCAGGGCCATTTCAGACAGGCCGTAACCATCGCGCATGCGCAACGGAATATGATAGGACACCTTGACACCGAACCAACGCAAACATTGGGTCAACAACGCGGTACCACTAATGCCGTCGACATCGTAGTCACCGTGTACGGCAATCGGTTCACCCGTATCAATCGCCTGCACCAGACGATCAATGGCCGAATCCATCCCCCGCAACGTCATCGGATCAGGGAGTTGGGAAAGTGAAGCGGTTAAAAAAGCCTGTGCTTCAGCCAGAGTGGAAATACCGCGTTGGCTTAGGAGCTGACAGACCAAAGGGGCGCACCCCAATCGCTCACTCCATTGACGCCAATCAGCGGTTTCTGAAGATTGGCGCTCCTGCCAACTTCGCTGTTGAGAGGGATGCATAAAAAATTCCTAGGGGGAAACAGGTGATAGACGTCTTTATACAACAGGCACTATAGGCGTCGTGAGCTTTTTACCCGCAACTCGCTACAACAAAAAACAGGACCGCGACAACGGTCCTGTTTTCATTTACCAAAATCAATGCGGCAGGCGTATATCAAAGCCGCGCCGCATCTGGTGAAGTTGCTGGCGTACCTGATCGCTGGTGATCCCTTCCGGATTGCGTTTAAGGTAACGCTCCCAAGCGTCAACGGCCTTGGCACCATCGCCCAAATCGTCACGATAAACCAGCCCTAATTGATACAGGCTTTCGATGTGGTTCGGATCAACGTCAGCAGCCCGTAAAAAATTCCTGACAGCCTGATCATACCAGCCCAACCGACGATACATGATCCCCTGACTCGTCAGCAAGTTCGCATCATCCGGACGCAATTCCAAGGCCCGACCATAGGCCTTTACCGCCTGCATGGGTTGATTGGCATCGAAAAGAGATTGAGCCAATTGTTGCCAGGCAATAAAGTTTCGCGGTTGTTCACGAACAACCTGCTCCAACTCGCCCAAAAGATCGTCGCCGGGTGAAATCGCCGGAGAAGAGGAAGAAACCGCAACAGACGGAGCTGTCCGCGTGTCGGCAACCATCAGACCGACGAACACTCCGGCAACAAAAGCCACCGCAACGACCAGCCACATCTTCCCGTTGTTCACATGCTCTCCTTCAGCAGCCCATTTTCACCCGCCAGTTGCTCAGGCCGCGCTTTTTCCAGCGGCTTTCTCCTGCCAGGCAATCAGAATTGGACTGGCGACAAAAATGGAGGAATAGGTACCAACCAGGACACCAATCAACAGAGCGAAGGCAAAGTTATGGATAACACCGCCGCCGAAAAGAAACAAAGCAAGAACAACCAGCAAGGTGGTTCCCGACGTCAGAATAGTGCGCGACAGGGTTTCATTGATACTTCGATTGACGGTCAGGGCCAATCCGGAGCCATGATATTTGCCCACATTTTCGCGAATTCGATCATAGACAATGATGGTGTCATTGAGTGAATAACCGATAATGGCCAAAAACGCCGCAATGATCGGCAGATCAATCTCCTTGCCAAACAGAGAGAACGCCCCCAAAGTCAACAACACGTCATGAACCAGTGCCACGATGGCACCCACAGCAAAACGAAACTCAAAACGCCAGGTGATGTACACCAGAATACCGATCATGGCATAAAGAATCGCCATCAGGCCCTGGTTCCGCAACTCCTGTCCCACTTGTGGACCAACCATTTCGATACGACGCATATCAACTTTTCCTGCACCGTAAACCGGCTCGAGCGCCTCAAGGATCTGACTGCGAAGACCTTGCAGACCACTGTCACTTTCCTGCGCCCGGATCAAATACTCGTTAGCATCATCACCGAACTGTTGCACTGTGGCATTATCAAGAACATTTGGAATCAGAGCTTTTTTAATTTCACCTGCCGTGGTGTTTTGTTCAAACCGAAGCTGAACCAGAGTACCACCGGCAAAATCGACCCCGTAATTCGGACCACCTTTGACAATCAGCGAACCGATTCCAACAAGAATCAGGACAATGGAGAGCACGAATGCCATGTTTCGTTTACCAACAAAATCGACATTAATATCAGGTTTAATCAGCTGCATCACTCTCTCCTATATGCTCAACTTCTTGATCTGACGTCCTTCAAGGACCAGATCAAAGATCAGACGGGAAACAAAAATCGCGGTGAACATCGATGCGATGATACCGACGGATAAGGTGACGGCAAAGCCTTTAACCGGACCGGTACCGAATTGGAACAAGACCAGAGCGGCAATCAGGGTCGTAATGTTGGCATCGACAATGGTGACAAACGCTTTGGAAAAGCCTGCGTCAATAGCCACCCGAGCACTTTTCCCATGGCGTAATTCCTCACGCACACGCTCAAAGATCAACACATTGGCGTCTACGGCCATACCAACCGTGAGGACAATACCCGCCAGACCAGGCAGCGTCAGTGTCGCTTTAAACAACGTCAGCATGGCCATGATGAACAACAGGTTCAGAGCCAAAGCAACATTAGCCACCAGACCGGCACCGCGATAGTAAAGCAACATCATCAGCACCACCAGCACAGCACCGATAACAACGGAGTTCACGCCTTTGGAAATGGAATCATGACCTAAAGAAGGACCGACGGTGCGGTCTTCAAGGATCTTGACCGGAGCAGGCAGAGAGCCGGCACGCAGCACAATAGCCAGGTCCGTGGCTTCCTGTTCAGTGAATGAACCGCTGATCTGGGCGCTGCCACCGGAAATACGCTCACGAATATTCGGCGCGGAATAGATGGTATCGTCAAGCACAATGGCCATCCGCTTGCCGACATTAGCCGCCGTGATCTGGTCGAAACGCTGGGCTCCAACCGCGTTGAACTCGATGGACACATACGGTTCGTTGAAACGGGTATCAATACGCACTTGGGCATCTGCGAGCAGATCACCGGTCAGCGCGGTTTTTTCAAACACAACCAGTGGATTCTCGGTGACTTTTTTGGTCATCGGATCAACGCGGTGCTCATAAAGAACCTTGGTGCCGGGTTTGAGGTTTCCTTGCAGAGCCTGTTGAATATCGGCGGACTCATCGACCATTTTGAATTCAAGACGGGCGGTTTTACCGAGCAGATCAATGGCTCGCTGCGGATCTTTCACCCCTGGCAACTGAATGAGAATGCGATTATCGGACTGACGTTGCAGCACCGGCTCACTCAGACCAAACTGGTCAACCCGGTTACGCATGGTTTCCAGCGCCTGGCGCACCGCATAATCTTTGATATTGGCGATTTCCTGATCACTGAAGCGATAATTTTTCTCGATGTAGCCGCCGGAGGCATCCAGCGTCATCGGCTCCAAGTTGGGAAAATTCTCCTGAATCAGGGCATCGACTTCGGCACCCGCATCAGCATCATATACCGTGACCACCATGCGATCATCGCTTTTGCGCTCAATTCGCTTGAAGATTACATCTTCATCACGCAGTAATGATTCCGTTTGGTCGACAACGCTATCCAGGCGACTTTCGACCGCTTTGTCTACCTCAACGCCTAAAACAAGATGCATCCCGCCTTGAAGGTCAAGACCGAGGTGGATGGGATCAAAGGCGTTTTTCCACCAGTTCGGCAAACTGTCTTTCATCAGCGTCGGCCCCAGTGCGAGCACCGACAACACCAGACAAAACAGAACCAGCAATCCGCGTAATTTGATGCTGTTCGACATACCGCTATCTACTCCTGTGTGCAGAGATTACAGAAAAAGAGTCTGTTCGGGGAGAACAGACTCTGTACAGATGGGAATTCATTGAGATCACGCATCCTCTTTGGTCGCGGTGATCGATGCCCGGTTGAGCTTGACCTTAACGCCTTTGTCAATTTCCATGGTAACGACATTTTCCTGAACCGTGACAATACGGCCATGAATACCGCCGGCGGTAACCACCTGATCACCGGCTTTAAGAGCATCCAACAACTGACGATGCTGCTTAGCACGTTTCTGCTGGGGGCGGATCAGCAGCAGGTAAAAAATTGCGAACATGATCACCAGCATGATGATCCCTTCGTAACCCGACTGCCCCCCGGCAGCAGGCTGACCTGCCATTGCGTAAGCTTCTGAAACCATTTAGTTCCTCCTTATGAACGATCATTCGTCATTTTCAACAATTTGAAATTCACTTTATAGCGCGTTACGACTTAACTTTCAAGGACAACACCACTTTGGCGGCGTTGATAAAACTCTTTATAAAATGCAGCAAAGTTTCCCTCGTCCAATGCCTGGCGAATCTGGGCCATCAACTGAACATAATAATGCAGATTATGCATGGTGTTGAGCATGGATGAGAGGATCTCGTTGCTTTGATACAGATGGCGCAGATAAGCGCGGCTGTAGTGTCGACACACATAACAATCACAGTCCGGATCGATCGGCCGTTCATCTTCACGATACTGTGCCTGCTTGATGCTGATTTTACCGAACGAGGTAAACAGCACGCCATTGCGCGCATTGCGGGTCGGCATGACACAGTCAAACATATCGACACCACGGCGCACTCCCTCGATGAGGTTTTCAGGGGTACCAACGCCCATCACATAACGGGGCCGATCATCAGGCAGTTCCGGCAAAGTGTACTCCATCACCTCATACATCAGCGCCGCTTCTTCCCCCACGGACAACCCACCGATGGCATAGCCGTCAAAACCGATCGCTATCAGATCATGAGCGCTCTTACGGCGCAGATCTTCATGCATGCCACCCTGGACAATCCCGAACAAGGCACTACCGTCTTGACGGTTGTGGGCTTGTTTACAGCGTTGTGCCCAGCGCATGGAACGCTCGGTGGAATCAATGACGTAGTCGCGGGTGGCCGGATAAGGGATACATTCGTCAAACACCATAATGATATCGGAGCCCAACGCCTGCTGAATCTCAATAGATGATTCCGGTGTAAGCATCTGGTGAGAACCATCGAGATGGGACTGAAATCGCACCCCCTCCTCGTCAATTTTGCGCAATTTGCCGAGGCTGAACACCTGAAACCCGCCACTGTCGGTCAGAATAGGTCCCGACCAGTTCATAAACCGATGCAGTCCCCCCATTTTTTTTACTAACTCATGACCGGGGCGTAGAAACAGATGGTAGGTATTGCCGAGAATAATTTGAGCACCGAGATCGTGAAGCGACTCGGGCAACATCCCCTTCACCGTACCCTGAGTCCCCACCGGCATGAACACTGGAGTTTCCACCACACCATGGGCGGTGTGCAGACGACCGCGCCGCGCAGAGCTGTTCGGATCAGTGGTGATCAAGTCAAACGGAATGGTCACGACGCCTCCTTGCTCACATTGTGAATCAACATACAATCCCCATAACTGAAAAACCGGTAGCGTTCTTCTACCGCTTGACGATACGCCTGCAAAACAAACTCCCGTCCGGCCAGTGCACTGACCAGCATCAGTAAGGTCGATTGCGGCAGATGAAAATTGGTCAGCAACGCATCGACAATTTTGAACCGGTAGCCGGGATAGATAAACATGTCAGTCATCCCATCGCCTGCCTGCAGTTGCCCCTGTGCGTCGACTGAAAATTCAAGCGTTCGCGTCACGGTGGTACCCAGAGCAATCACCCGCCGCCCTTCACGCTTGGCGAGATTAACCTGTGCTGCGGTCTCATCGGGAATGCAATACGCTTCTGCGTGCATGCGATGCTCTTCAACGTTATCAACCCGTACCGGCAGAAATGTGCCCAGACCGACATGCAGTGTCAAAGGACAGACAACAACCCCTTTCGCCCTCAACTTATCAAGAATTTCCGGGGTAAAATGGAGTCCTGCCGTGGGTGCAGCAACAGCACCTGGCCGTGAGGAAAACGTGGTCTGATAACGTTCACGGTCTTCACCTTGCGGTTCCCGATCAATATAGGGGGGCAATGGCAAGCGACCAATCTTATCGAGCAAAGAGAGAAAATCCCCTTCGACATCAAAACGGATATGACGGTAGCCGTCACCGCCACCCTCCATCACTGTTGCCGTCAATTGTTCCGCCAGCAACAGACGGGTTCCAGGCCGTGGGCCTTTTGAGGCTCGGGTCAGGCAAAGCCAGCACTCTCCCACTTCAGCCAGTTTACGCACCAGAAACACTTCAACCTTACCACCACTCTCCTTGTGCCCGAGTAAGCGCGCTGGAATCACCCGGGTATCATTGATCACGAGCACGTCACCCTGCTGAAAATAACGATCAACCTGACGAAAGTGATCGGAAACTATCTTTTCCGCCTGACAATCAAGCACCATCAGCCGTGATCCATCACGTTGCTCACACGGATGCTGAGCGATTAATTCCTGCGGCAAATCATAATTAAAGTCAGTGACATACATAAAGATACTTAATTATTCACTTGAACGAATGGGGTTGATGAAAAAAGGCTGACAAGGGCGCTAATCATCTACGGAATCAGCAGGATTGTCAATGGTTGTCTCAGACGAAAAAAAGGCCTCATGAACCGTAATAGGTCACCGCATAATAGACAATCAGCAAGCCACCCAGCATCAGCATCAACCCCATCATTCGCAGGGTACGTTCGGGAAGGGGTAACATCTGCACCAACATCCGTTTCAGCCCCTGTGGCGACAAGAACCACGGAATTCCCTCAAGCACCAGAACCACACCAATGACACACCAAAAAAATTTCATAACCCTTTGTTTCCATAAAAAAGCCCGCCGTATTACGGCGGGCTTTGAGAGTTTTCTTCGCCAGAAAGGATCAGGCCAGATCAACCACGGCCTGATGAATCAGGTCAAACAGCTCCTGGATATCTTCCTCGGCAATACAGGAAAACGCCACACGCAGGTCCGTTTTGCCAATGGAAATGGCACCCACCCCATATTTTTCCAGCAGATGAACACGCAGCGTTTCAGCATCAACCCCTTTAATCTTCAGACACATAAAATAGCCCGAGTTGAACGGATAGTAATCCCAGGACTCGGTATATTTCGCATTGGCCAGCACCTCTTTAACTTTGAGGGCGCGCCCTTTCATCACGGCATATTTTTCCGCTTTCTGAGCCGGGTAATCCGGGGAACGCAACGCTTCAAGAACAAAGGTCTGTCCCGGATGGGGGCAGTTGGAGATGGTTGCCCGGATAATGCCCATGGTTTTCTTTTCCAGAGCAGTCAGCACCTTGGGATTGGCTTCAGAGTTACCATCGGCAAAGGTGATGAATCCGGTGCGGAAGCCCCAGACATACTCTTCTTTGGTGGCACCGTCCAGTTTGATGGCCAGAATACGAGGATGCAGGTTCGACAGTTTGCCAAACAGGGATTCCTTCATGGAGTCTTCATAGAACAGGCCAAAATAGGCATCGTCGGTAATGGCCACGACATTGCAACCCTCTTCAGCAACTTCTTTGATGGCGTCGACGATGGCATCACCTTCGGCAACAGTCGGCGTGTAACCACTCGGGTTGTTCGGGAAGTTGAGCAGCACAACAGCCTTGCCTTTTTCATCGGCCACATTGCGCAGAACCGCTTTAAATGCCGGTACATTGAAACCACCATCAACCGTAAAGGTCGGGTATTTTTTAATCGCCGCACCACAGCGGGTGGTGAAGGTAATGTTGTAATTACCCCACATCATATCCGGCAGAACCATGTGGTCGCCTTCGTTGATGAACATATCTGCAACAATGGACAGACCATGGGTCAAGGCATTGGTAACAATCGGGTTACTGAATTCCTTGTCCGCCATGCTGGGATTTTCACTGAGCATCTTTTCGCGCCACAAAGCGCGAAGCTCGGGTTTACCCGCTGGCGGGGCGTACGGGAAAATATCTTTGGGCTCAAACGCCGGAAGTTTCTCGCGGATGCAGTTAAGGTACATGGGGCCACCGTTTTCTGTCGCAATACCAATGGTGGCATTAAAACGATGAGCTTTCTCTTTCGCCTCGGCAGATTGGGTCAGAATCCCTTTGGGGAAGAACAGGTTCTTTCCCAGATCGGATAACATTTCAAGGACGTACGGATTGCCTTCCGCCAACATTTCATTCAATTCTTGAGCCAGTGGATTCATCATGAGGTCTTTCCTCCCAGTGTGAATAATCATCCTGCAGTCATCATCGGCTGCATTCCAGAGTAAAATATGATTAAATCAAGATATTCATGGCACTGTCAATGAAATAAGCAGTGCTTTCTTAAGATGTCCGGACCTCATCCGGTCTGCTCCAGACAGAGGTTTTGTCCATGCTTTTCGTAAACATCATCGTACCGGTTTTCATCATCATTTTCAGTGGCTGGGCTCTGGAGCGTTTCAGTAAAATTGAACTGCATCCGCTGACAACCTCATCGTTGTATCTGTTTGCCCCGATGTTGGTGCTCAGTGCCCTACTGAAAAAGCCCATCGAAAGCCAGCTGGCCATGACCGTGTTCGGCTTCATGGCGGTGTATATCCTGCTGATGTGGCTGCTGGCTCATCTGGCCTCGCGGCTGCTGCGACTGGATTATGACAGCCGTCAGGCCATGACGTTGACGACGGTGATGATGAACATCGGCAACTTCGGTCTACCTCTGAGCTATTTCGCTTTTGGTGATGCCGGATTGAATGTGTCCATTCTGGTGTTTGTTGCCTTCAATATTCCTCTGGGCAGCCTGGCGATCGTCATTGCCCAAGGCAAAAATGCCAGTCTGTGGGCCGCAACCAAAAATTGTTTAAAGATCCCCATCCTCCATGCCGTTGTCATCGCTCTGATCCTTAATGCCCTGCACATCAAAATGCCGGTCTTTATCCTGCGCCCCATGGAGCTTCTCGGCCAACCTGCGGTTCCAATGATGCTTGTGTTGCTGGGCATGCAGATGTCGCGTACTCAATGGCGGCTGCCGGGAGGATTCATGCTGACAGCCAGCTTTCTACGCCTGTGCGTTGCACCGGTAATTGGCTGGACATGCTGTTGGATATTAGGAATTACCGGCATCGAGCGCAATGTTATGATTCTGCAGACCAGCACCCCGTCAGCCGTGCTGCCGCTGCTTTATGCGCTGCGTTTTAACACCCGACCGGATCTGGTTGCTTCAACGATTATGACCACTACCCTGCTCAGTGCGGGGAGCCTGACTTTGTTGCTATATCTTTTGCCGTTGCTGCCGTAAGAGTAAAAATTCGCTGGTGCGATTCGTTTCAAGTTGCAAACCACTGAAGCTCAAGATCAAAGTCAAAGTCGCCGGGTTTCGTCCCGGCAGCCAACATCCTTTTGATTGGCCGCTCAAAAGGATGCAAAAACCGGCTTGAACACCTCCTGAACCTCAGATCAACCGACAATGGGTCTGTTTCCGTGATGCTTCACAGATTCGGCTCGCCGCCCTTTAGGTCGACGAATCATGCAACTCATCGCCTGTGGTGTAAGATGTTGATAACAATTTTAAGTCGTGCTCTATCTCTGGTGTGGCACCGATAAAACGGGCGGGACGGTGCCCGCCCTTCAGTCGTGTGTTATTGAGCAGCCAAGCCCTCCCGTTCAGCAGCGCCGAACGAAGAGAACGGTCAGCGCGATGGTCGTCGGCAACCTGTTTGAGGACTGATGCCGACTGGGCGAGTTTTGCCGACATCGCGGTGTTAGTGAACGCAGAGAGGGAACCCGTAAGGGCGCAATGACGGGAGTCGATTTTGCGGTACTTTTGTCGACGCAAAAGTACCCCGACGTGCGGGCGCGGCAGCCCGCGTCATGTGGGCACCACCATCGCGAACGGATGAAGTTCGCTGGTGCGATTCGTTTCGGATTACGAACCACTGAAGGTCAAGGTCAAAGTCAAGACCGCCGGGTTTCGTCCCGGCAGCCGACATCCTTTTGACTGGCCGCTCAAAAGGATGCAAAAACCAGCTTGAACACCTCCTGAACCTGGATCCACCGACACTGAGTGTGTTTCCGTTATGCGTCACAGGTTCGGCTCGTCGCCCTTTAGGTCGACGAATCCTGCGACTCATCTCCTTTGGCGTAAATCCGTGATAACAATCCTAGGTCGCGCTCTGTCTCTGATGTGGCCCCGATCAAACGGGCGGGACGGTGCCCGCCCTGCAGTCGCGTGTAATTTAGCAGCCAAGCCCTCCCGTTCAGCAGTACCGAACGCAATAAACGTCAGTGCGATGGTTGTCGGCAACCTGTTTGAGGACTGATGCCGACTGGGCGAGTTTTGCCAACATAGCGGTGTTAGTGAACGCAGAGAGGGAACCCGTAAGGGCGCAATGGGGTTGTTATGAATCAGATGAACGAGAGGTGTTGCGTGAGATTTTTTGCGTCAGCAAGGCAGAGGGAGGAGCTATAGTCGTTCTATGGCGACGACCGATAACGCCGCTGACGTGAAAAAGATCTGCAACAACTCCGTGAAGGCTGATTGATGACAACCCCTTGGGAGTCGATTTTGCTCCCCTTTTGTCGACGCAAAAGGGGGCCGACGGGCGGGCGCGGAAGCCCGCGTCATGTGGGTACCACCTTCGCGAACGGATGATGTTCGCCGGTGCGATTCGTTTCAAGTTGCAAACCATTGAAGATCAAGATCAAAGTCAAGGTCGCCGGGATTCGTCCCGGCAGCCGACACCCTTTTGACTGGCCGCTCAAAAGTATGCAAAAACCGGCTTGAACACCTCCTGAACCTGGATCAACCGACACTGTGTCTGTTTCCGTTATGCTTTGCATATCCGGCTCGCCGCCCTTTAGGTCGGCGAATTGTGCGTCTCATCAGCTTTGGCGTAAAACGTTGATAACCAATTGAAGCTGCACTTTATTTCTTCCGTGGCACCGATCAAACGGGCGGGACGGTGCCCGCCCTGCAGGCGTGTGTTATTAAGCAGCCCAGCCCTCCCGTTCAGGAGTAGCGAACGCAATGAACGTTAACGCGACCTGTGGGCGACGAAACGAACAGTCGTCAGTTCGACTGCACAAAAACTCATGGGGGGGGAACCGCTACAACAACACCATGGACAATTGCGGGAAATAGGTAATCAAGGCGACGCAGATCAACAGC encodes the following:
- the queA gene encoding tRNA preQ1(34) S-adenosylmethionine ribosyltransferase-isomerase QueA → MYVTDFNYDLPQELIAQHPCEQRDGSRLMVLDCQAEKIVSDHFRQVDRYFQQGDVLVINDTRVIPARLLGHKESGGKVEVFLVRKLAEVGECWLCLTRASKGPRPGTRLLLAEQLTATVMEGGGDGYRHIRFDVEGDFLSLLDKIGRLPLPPYIDREPQGEDRERYQTTFSSRPGAVAAPTAGLHFTPEILDKLRAKGVVVCPLTLHVGLGTFLPVRVDNVEEHRMHAEAYCIPDETAAQVNLAKREGRRVIALGTTVTRTLEFSVDAQGQLQAGDGMTDMFIYPGYRFKIVDALLTNFHLPQSTLLMLVSALAGREFVLQAYRQAVEERYRFFSYGDCMLIHNVSKEAS
- the yajC gene encoding preprotein translocase subunit YajC, with the translated sequence MVSEAYAMAGQPAAGGQSGYEGIIMLVIMFAIFYLLLIRPQQKRAKQHRQLLDALKAGDQVVTAGGIHGRIVTVQENVVTMEIDKGVKVKLNRASITATKEDA
- the secF gene encoding protein translocase subunit SecF; the encoded protein is MQLIKPDINVDFVGKRNMAFVLSIVLILVGIGSLIVKGGPNYGVDFAGGTLVQLRFEQNTTAGEIKKALIPNVLDNATVQQFGDDANEYLIRAQESDSGLQGLRSQILEALEPVYGAGKVDMRRIEMVGPQVGQELRNQGLMAILYAMIGILVYITWRFEFRFAVGAIVALVHDVLLTLGAFSLFGKEIDLPIIAAFLAIIGYSLNDTIIVYDRIRENVGKYHGSGLALTVNRSINETLSRTILTSGTTLLVVLALFLFGGGVIHNFAFALLIGVLVGTYSSIFVASPILIAWQEKAAGKSAA
- the tgt gene encoding tRNA guanosine(34) transglycosylase Tgt, translating into MTIPFDLITTDPNSSARRGRLHTAHGVVETPVFMPVGTQGTVKGMLPESLHDLGAQIILGNTYHLFLRPGHELVKKMGGLHRFMNWSGPILTDSGGFQVFSLGKLRKIDEEGVRFQSHLDGSHQMLTPESSIEIQQALGSDIIMVFDECIPYPATRDYVIDSTERSMRWAQRCKQAHNRQDGSALFGIVQGGMHEDLRRKSAHDLIAIGFDGYAIGGLSVGEEAALMYEVMEYTLPELPDDRPRYVMGVGTPENLIEGVRRGVDMFDCVMPTRNARNGVLFTSFGKISIKQAQYREDERPIDPDCDCYVCRHYSRAYLRHLYQSNEILSSMLNTMHNLHYYVQLMAQIRQALDEGNFAAFYKEFYQRRQSGVVLES
- the recJ gene encoding single-stranded-DNA-specific exonuclease RecJ encodes the protein MHPSQQRSWQERQSSETADWRQWSERLGCAPLVCQLLSQRGISTLAEAQAFLTASLSQLPDPMTLRGMDSAIDRLVQAIDTGEPIAVHGDYDVDGISGTALLTQCLRWFGVKVSYHIPLRMRDGYGLSEMALRRTLEQGIRLVLTVDCGISAHAEAQLAADLGMDLIITDHHQPPKTLPVALSCINPELPDCPYPDKRLSGVGVAFMVMIALRARLREKGNLPDPEPDLRYVLDLVALGTVADLVPLQGVNRALVASGLRLMAQQPRVGLAALIKVAEVRAVTAGVVGYQLAPRLNAAGRLEDATLGVDLLLDEACQTAVPIAEQLNQFNQQRRQIEQQVLDQAIERIERDLADDALTIVLADERWHAGVIGIVASRLVERYHRPTVLIALESGQGKGSARSIKGFHLYQAFEACTESLLAFGGHEFAAGLSIDATQVTRFAEQFEGYAQRHLDSDMLCSVREYDAELILEEIDEELYDELQSLAPFGMGNPEPVFVVRQVHVQRPSCVAKKHLRFSLQQDGYSVPCIAFGMAQRQDEVVGNPIDVLFQIGMNTWRGQRTLQLVVKDIVPSQGKGL
- the secD gene encoding protein translocase subunit SecD, producing the protein MSNSIKLRGLLVLFCLVLSVLALGPTLMKDSLPNWWKNAFDPIHLGLDLQGGMHLVLGVEVDKAVESRLDSVVDQTESLLRDEDVIFKRIERKSDDRMVVTVYDADAGAEVDALIQENFPNLEPMTLDASGGYIEKNYRFSDQEIANIKDYAVRQALETMRNRVDQFGLSEPVLQRQSDNRILIQLPGVKDPQRAIDLLGKTARLEFKMVDESADIQQALQGNLKPGTKVLYEHRVDPMTKKVTENPLVVFEKTALTGDLLADAQVRIDTRFNEPYVSIEFNAVGAQRFDQITAANVGKRMAIVLDDTIYSAPNIRERISGGSAQISGSFTEQEATDLAIVLRAGSLPAPVKILEDRTVGPSLGHDSISKGVNSVVIGAVLVVLMMLLYYRGAGLVANVALALNLLFIMAMLTLFKATLTLPGLAGIVLTVGMAVDANVLIFERVREELRHGKSARVAIDAGFSKAFVTIVDANITTLIAALVLFQFGTGPVKGFAVTLSVGIIASMFTAIFVSRLIFDLVLEGRQIKKLSI
- a CDS encoding tetratricopeptide repeat protein, yielding MNNGKMWLVVAVAFVAGVFVGLMVADTRTAPSVAVSSSSPAISPGDDLLGELEQVVREQPRNFIAWQQLAQSLFDANQPMQAVKAYGRALELRPDDANLLTSQGIMYRRLGWYDQAVRNFLRAADVDPNHIESLYQLGLVYRDDLGDGAKAVDAWERYLKRNPEGITSDQVRQQLHQMRRGFDIRLPH
- a CDS encoding aminotransferase class I/II-fold pyridoxal phosphate-dependent enzyme; this translates as MMNPLAQELNEMLAEGNPYVLEMLSDLGKNLFFPKGILTQSAEAKEKAHRFNATIGIATENGGPMYLNCIREKLPAFEPKDIFPYAPPAGKPELRALWREKMLSENPSMADKEFSNPIVTNALTHGLSIVADMFINEGDHMVLPDMMWGNYNITFTTRCGAAIKKYPTFTVDGGFNVPAFKAVLRNVADEKGKAVVLLNFPNNPSGYTPTVAEGDAIVDAIKEVAEEGCNVVAITDDAYFGLFYEDSMKESLFGKLSNLHPRILAIKLDGATKEEYVWGFRTGFITFADGNSEANPKVLTALEKKTMGIIRATISNCPHPGQTFVLEALRSPDYPAQKAEKYAVMKGRALKVKEVLANAKYTESWDYYPFNSGYFMCLKIKGVDAETLRVHLLEKYGVGAISIGKTDLRVAFSCIAEEDIQELFDLIHQAVVDLA
- a CDS encoding DUF2065 domain-containing protein, with the translated sequence MKFFWCVIGVVLVLEGIPWFLSPQGLKRMLVQMLPLPERTLRMMGLMLMLGGLLIVYYAVTYYGS